In Salinibaculum sp. SYNS191, the genomic window CCTTCCTGGCCGTGTTCGACCCGAACACCGCCTACAACTTCGCCGGCTTCACCGGGGAGATAGCCAACTTCTACGTGCTCCAGGGGCCGCTTTCGATACTCGGCGGCGGGACGTTCCTGCTGGCGAACGTCCTGTTCTGGACCGGGTGGATAAACTTCAACCTCGCCGTGTTCAACTGCATCCCGGCGTTCCCGCTTGACGGCGGGCACATCCTCCGGACCAGCACCGAGGCCGTCGTCTCGCGGCTCCCGGTTCCCGACCGGTCCCGCCTCGCCAGCACCATCACGACGGTCATCACCCTGACGATGATTGTCGCCCTGCTCATCATGCTGTTCGGACCGGCCCTGCTCGCCGGCGCCTGACGGTCCGACCTGACTCGAAAGGCAAGGTTCCTTACTGCGCCACTCCAACTCCCGGCCATGCCCGACCGACGCGACCCGCCACCGACGGACGAGGGCTGGTACGCCCTCCACGACTTCCGGAGCATCGACTGGGACGCCTGGCGCGACGCCACCGAGCGCGAGCGCCAGCGCGCACTCGACGAGGCCGTCGAGCACCTCGACACCCACCTCGCCGTCGAGGACGCCGACGACGGCGCGTCTGCGCTGTACTCCATTCTGGGGCACAAGGCCGACTTCCTCCTGCTGCACCTCCGGCCGACGACAGCCGACATCGGCGCAATCGAGCGCCGCTTCGAAGGGACCGACTTCGCCCGCTTCACCGAGCGGACCACCTCCTTCGTCTCCGTGACCGAGGCCTCGGGCTACTCCGAGCAGGCCCGGGACTACTTCACGGGCGACTTAGACGAGAGTTCGGGACTGTACAACTACATCCAGGGCCGGCTGCAGCCGTCGATTCCCGACGCCACGCACGTCTGCTTCTATCCGATGGACAAGCGCCGCCAGCCAGAGCAGAACTGGTACGACCTGCCCTTCGACGAGCGCGCCGAGCACATGGACGCTCACGGCGACATCGGCCGCGACTACGGCGGGAAAGTCAAGCAGATGATTACCGGCGCAATCGCCATCGACGACTGGGAGTGGGGCGTCACGCTGTGGGGCGACGACCTCGTCGACATGAAGGACCTCCTCTACGAGATGCGGTTCGACCCCTCGACCTCGCAGTACGCCGACTTCGGCTCGTTCTACGTCGGGCGCCGCTTCCCGCCGTCGGACCTGGAAGCGCTGCTGGCCGGCGAACCGGTCCCGACCGACGAGCAGGGCGGCGACGTGGCCGACGCCGGCCCGGTCCACCCCGCCGAGGCAGCGGGCCACGGACACGGCGACGGTGACGGACACGGCGGCCACGACGACGCCGACCACGCTGCCGATGCCCACGCCGACCACGGCCACGCCGAGGCCGCCGAGGGCCACGAGGAGCGCGCGGGCGGCGACGCAGACGACCACGGGAGTGCGCACCCCGGCAGCGCCGCGGAGGGCGACCACCCCCACGACGGCGAGGAGACGGAGACGGAGACGGAGGACATCGCCACACTGCTCGGCACGCTCGGCCTCCACGAGGGCGAGGAGTACGACGCCGGCGACTACGGGCTCGTCCTCTACTCGACGGCCGACGCCGGTGACCTGGCCGACGAGGTGGACGACCTGCGGGGTAACTTCGAGCACTACGACTCCCACGTCACCACCGTCGTCCGCGCCCACAGCGGGCGCGCGGCCATCGCCAGCATCTGGGACAACGAAGGCGCGGCCGACACGGCCCACGGCTTCCTGACGGACCTCTCCGGCGTCACGGAGACCGTCCGCGGCCCGCTCGACGGCAGCGGCGAGACCGAGACCGAGGCGACCGAGGACGACGGCGGAGCCGAGAGCATCCGCGAGGAACTGGCCGACCTCGACATCTACGCCGGGCAGCCCCACGGCGAGGACATCTACGCGCTGGTGCTGTACTCCGAGGCCGACCGTGACGAACTGGTCGCGTCGGTCGAGGACCTCGCCGACGGGTTCGACCGCTACGACACCCACGGCGGGACGAAGGTCTACGAGGACCCCGACAGCGAGCGCACCGCCGTCGTCAGCCTCTGGGAGACCGAGGACGCCGCAGACACCGCCAGCGGCTACCTCGCCGACCTCCCCGGCGTCGTCGGCTGGGCCGGCGAGGGCGAGGGCTTCGGCACGATGGGCATGTTCTACACCGTCAAGCCCGAGCACCGCGAGGACTTCGTCGAGAAGTTCGACGTCGTCGGCGGTATGCTCGCAGACATGGACGGCCACCGCGACACCGCGTTGCTGGTCAACGTCGACGACGAGAACGACATGTTCATCGCCAGCCAGTGGGACTCGAAGGAGGACGCGATGGGCTTCTTCCGCTCGGACGCCTTCTCGGACACCGTCGACTGGGGCCGGGACGTCCTCGCCGACAAGCCGCGGCACGTTTTCCTCGCCTGAACCTTTTTGCCGGTCGGGTTCGCCGATGGCGAACCGCTCCCGGCAAAAATCTTCACCAAAAAGGCCGGACGCTCCCTGCGGTCGCGTCCGGTGTCGTTCGAAAGGCGACGGCGCCTTTCGTGATGCCGAGAGAGCGAAGCTCTCTCGTAGCAAACCGCGCTCGCTTCGCTCGGCGGATATTCGTCGGCACGCAGTTCCCTACCCGCGATACGCCTGAGCGGTCACGACGATGCCGGCGATGACGACGACGCCGCCGGCGACGGTGAGCGCGCCCGGAATCTCCACGAAGACCAGCGCCGCGAGCACCGTCGAGCCGACGGGTTCGCCCACCAGCGAGACGCTGACGAGCGAGGACGGGACGTGCTCTAAGGCCCAGTTGATGAGCGTGTGCCCGAGGATGCCGGGGCCGACAGCCATCCCCAGCATGAGCGCCCACTCGTGGGCCGCATAGCCGGATAGCGGCTGTCCCTGGACGAGCAGGCTGGCGAGCAGTCCGGCCGCGGCGACGCTGTAGACGACGAGCACGTAGGGGACGACGGCGACGCGCTGGCGGATAGAGCGCCCGCTCAGGACGTAGGCCGCGCCCGCCACCGCGCCGAGGACAGCGAGGCCGTTCCCGAGCAGCGGCTGCGGTGCGGTCGACATGCCGAGCAACCCCTCCGCGGACATCGCGGCGACGCCGACGATGGCGACGAGGATGCCGCCGACGACTCGTCTGGTCACGCGCTCGTCCAGCAACAGGGCGGCACCGGCGGCCACGAAGACCGGCTGGGTCTGGACCAGCGTCGTCGACGCGGCGATGGTCGTCCGGTCCACACTCTCGAACCACGTTGCGAAGTGCGCCGCCAGGGCGAGGCCGGCGAGGCCCGCAGCGAGCAGGTCACGCCGCGACGCCCGCGACAGCTCCTTCCCGCTCCCGCGTGCCAGCGGGAGCAACAGTCCCACCGTAAAGAGCACGCGGTAGAAGGCCATTACCGGCTCCGGCGCGTCACCGGCGCGGATGAGGATGGCGCTGGTACTCGCCGCCAGAACTGCGAGGCCGACGGCCGCGAGCGCGACCTGTCGCTGGCCGAAGCGTGCGACGAGTCGACCGGCGAGGCGACTGTGAACGGCCACGACTGCCGTCTGTGCGCACGTCGACTAAACCCCGCCGATTAGAATCCGGGCGGCGACTGGTTCTCCGCTGCACTCCTCGGTCGACGACCGGCTACCCGCTGAACTCCTCGGTCAGCGCCGGCACGACGTCGAACAGGTCGTCGACGATACCGTAGTCGGCGATGTCGTAGATGGGTGCCGAGGGGTCGTCGTTGATGGCGACGATGGTTTCGGCGCCCTTCATGCCGGCGACGTGCTGGACTGCCCCGGAGATTCCGATGGCGATGTAGACGTCCGGCGTGACGACCTTGCCCGACTGGCCGACCTGCCGGTCCTTCGGCAGCCAGCCGTTGTCGACGATCGGCCGGGAGGCCGAGACCGTCGCGCCGAGGGCGTCGGCCAGGTCCTCGATGATGTCGAGGTTGTCCTCTTCCTCGATGCCGCGGCCGACGGAGACGAGCACGTCCGCGTCGGTGATGTCGACGTCCCCGGCACCGACCTCCTGGAAGCCGGTGACCGTCGAGCGGACCGCGCTCTCGTCGACGTCGACGTCAAACGAGTCGATTGGGGCCTCGCCAGTGCCGTCGGCGGCGGGCCACTCGCCGCCGCGGATGGTCACGACGGCGCGCTCGCCGGCCACGTCGAGTTCGCCCTCGGCCTTTCCGCTGTAGAGCTCCCGCGTGACGGTCAGTCCGTCGTCGACGTCCAGCGCGACGGCGTCGGTCACCAGCGGCAGGTCGAGTCGGCTCGCGACCGCCGGCACGTAGTCGAGTCCGTTGACGCTGTTGGGCGCGACGACGTACGTCGGGTCGACGGCGTCGGCCAGTTGCTCGATGGCCTGGACGTACACGTCGTGGTTGAACTCCTCGCCGCGCTCGACGGTGTGGACGGCGTCGACGCCTTCGCGATTGAGGCGCTCGGCGTACTCGTCGACGGCCCCGCTGATGACGGCGACGTGGAGCTCGCCCCCGGTCGCGTCGGCGAGTTCGCGGCCCGCGGTGATGACCTCGAAACTCACGTCCCGGAGTTCGCCGCGGCGGTGCTCGGCGACTGCGAGGACCGTCATGCGTCCACCCCCTTCTCCCGCAGCAGGTCAGCCAGTTGCCCGGCGGTCTCCTCCGCGCCGCCCTCGAACAGTTCGGCCTCGCCCTCGCTCTCGGGTTCGTACAGCGACTCCAGGGTCAGCGACAGCGGCAGGTCCTCGCCCGACAGGTCGAGGTCCGCCAGCGACTTCACGTCCAGCGGCTTGCTCTGGGCCTGTCGAATCCCGCGCAGGCTCGCGTAGCGCGGGTCGTTGATACCCGTCTGGATGGTCAACACGGCGGGCAGGTCGACATCGGTCAACTCCTCGACGCCGCCTTCGAGTTCGCGGTGGACGCGGGCGACGCCGCCGTCGCGGTCGAGGTCCAGGGTGTTGACGACGGCTGCCCACTCCATGTCGAGTTGCTCGGCCAGCGTCACGCCGGTCGCGCCGAAGGAGTAGTCGCCAGTCTGGACGCCGCTGAGGACGAGGTCCGGCTCCTCCTCGCGGGCGACGGCGGCGAGCAACTGTGCCTTCGTTCCCGGATCTATCACGTCGGCGTCGGCCAGCGCGTCGTCCCACACCCGGACGGCGCGGTCGGCTCCCTTCGCGAGCGCCTGGCGGATGGTCTCCTCGCTGCGCTCGGGACCGATGCTGACTGTGACTACCTCCACGTCGTCCTCGGCCTCGGCGAGCTGGACGGCCTCCTCGACCGCGTAGTTGTCCCACTCGTTGAGGTCGAAGGTGAGATAGCGCTCGTCGATGCTGGTGCCATCGATTTCGAACTCGTCGTCCGCGGCGGCTACCTCGGCCACCGTTACCAGAACCTTCATACGCGGTACTCGGGTGCGGCTCGAATTAAACGTTACCGCACACGTGCCGCCCGCCGGTATCCTCTGCTTACCGGCTCCTGGCTACTCCTCGACGTCGGTGATGTCCTCGTCCGGGAACGAGATGAGGTTCTCGCGGCCGATGCGGAGCTTGTCGATGCGCCCCTCCTCCTGCATCGCCGAGAGCAACTGTGAGACCTTCGCGTTCGACCAGCCGGTCTCCTTGACGATGTTCGCCTGCTTCATCCGCCCGCCGTTCTGTTCCAGCAGGCGCTCGACGCGCTCCTCGTCGCTGAGCAACTCCTCGTCGATGTCGTCTGTCGACTCCTCTTCGCCGGTCTCCCCGGTCGTCATCGTCGCCTCGGCTGTCGGCGGTTCGGTCGGCGGCGCGTCGACTCCGCTGGCCCCGTCACCCGGGGACGGGAGGTCGACGTCCTCGCGCTGGACCACGAAGTAGCCGACCACCGCGAGCGCACCTGCGCCGAGGAGGAACAGCACGACCCACAGCATGTCGCCCTCGTCCGGGTCCTCGCCTGGCGGCGTCCCGGGTGCCGTTCCGGTCCCCCCGTTCGGCCCGCTCCCGGTGAACGTCGCGTCGAGCGTCGATGGCCCGAAGGCCGCGGGGCCGTCCCACTGGAGGGTCCCGTCTTCCGGCGCGACGCTCGCGTTGACGACGCCGA contains:
- a CDS encoding heme-binding protein, giving the protein MPDRRDPPPTDEGWYALHDFRSIDWDAWRDATERERQRALDEAVEHLDTHLAVEDADDGASALYSILGHKADFLLLHLRPTTADIGAIERRFEGTDFARFTERTTSFVSVTEASGYSEQARDYFTGDLDESSGLYNYIQGRLQPSIPDATHVCFYPMDKRRQPEQNWYDLPFDERAEHMDAHGDIGRDYGGKVKQMITGAIAIDDWEWGVTLWGDDLVDMKDLLYEMRFDPSTSQYADFGSFYVGRRFPPSDLEALLAGEPVPTDEQGGDVADAGPVHPAEAAGHGHGDGDGHGGHDDADHAADAHADHGHAEAAEGHEERAGGDADDHGSAHPGSAAEGDHPHDGEETETETEDIATLLGTLGLHEGEEYDAGDYGLVLYSTADAGDLADEVDDLRGNFEHYDSHVTTVVRAHSGRAAIASIWDNEGAADTAHGFLTDLSGVTETVRGPLDGSGETETEATEDDGGAESIREELADLDIYAGQPHGEDIYALVLYSEADRDELVASVEDLADGFDRYDTHGGTKVYEDPDSERTAVVSLWETEDAADTASGYLADLPGVVGWAGEGEGFGTMGMFYTVKPEHREDFVEKFDVVGGMLADMDGHRDTALLVNVDDENDMFIASQWDSKEDAMGFFRSDAFSDTVDWGRDVLADKPRHVFLA
- a CDS encoding DMT family transporter, whose protein sequence is MAASTSAILIRAGDAPEPVMAFYRVLFTVGLLLPLARGSGKELSRASRRDLLAAGLAGLALAAHFATWFESVDRTTIAASTTLVQTQPVFVAAGAALLLDERVTRRVVGGILVAIVGVAAMSAEGLLGMSTAPQPLLGNGLAVLGAVAGAAYVLSGRSIRQRVAVVPYVLVVYSVAAAGLLASLLVQGQPLSGYAAHEWALMLGMAVGPGILGHTLINWALEHVPSSLVSVSLVGEPVGSTVLAALVFVEIPGALTVAGGVVVIAGIVVTAQAYRG
- a CDS encoding electron transfer flavoprotein subunit alpha/FixB family protein, translated to MTVLAVAEHRRGELRDVSFEVITAGRELADATGGELHVAVISGAVDEYAERLNREGVDAVHTVERGEEFNHDVYVQAIEQLADAVDPTYVVAPNSVNGLDYVPAVASRLDLPLVTDAVALDVDDGLTVTRELYSGKAEGELDVAGERAVVTIRGGEWPAADGTGEAPIDSFDVDVDESAVRSTVTGFQEVGAGDVDITDADVLVSVGRGIEEEDNLDIIEDLADALGATVSASRPIVDNGWLPKDRQVGQSGKVVTPDVYIAIGISGAVQHVAGMKGAETIVAINDDPSAPIYDIADYGIVDDLFDVVPALTEEFSG
- a CDS encoding electron transfer flavoprotein subunit beta/FixA family protein produces the protein MKVLVTVAEVAAADDEFEIDGTSIDERYLTFDLNEWDNYAVEEAVQLAEAEDDVEVVTVSIGPERSEETIRQALAKGADRAVRVWDDALADADVIDPGTKAQLLAAVAREEEPDLVLSGVQTGDYSFGATGVTLAEQLDMEWAAVVNTLDLDRDGGVARVHRELEGGVEELTDVDLPAVLTIQTGINDPRYASLRGIRQAQSKPLDVKSLADLDLSGEDLPLSLTLESLYEPESEGEAELFEGGAEETAGQLADLLREKGVDA
- a CDS encoding helix-turn-helix transcriptional regulator, encoding MSSGSVATLIVVLLAVLGAVAGPGLAATADAHAPQQVSDATGGETSLVVALQADGDARWHVSTTFNLTTANETAAYRDLAESFRNNETAALGLPAFREASSLAGEATGRSMELTNVTRTAAPEGTVENGTGRLTLSFTWTNFGRVQPDGLVIGDVFRTPGGQWLPGLGPDQTLTIRPPEGFGVVNASVAPEDGTLQWDGPAAFGPSTLDATFTGSGPNGGTGTAPGTPPGEDPDEGDMLWVVLFLLGAGALAVVGYFVVQREDVDLPSPGDGASGVDAPPTEPPTAEATMTTGETGEEESTDDIDEELLSDEERVERLLEQNGGRMKQANIVKETGWSNAKVSQLLSAMQEEGRIDKLRIGRENLISFPDEDITDVEE